DNA sequence from the Vibrio ishigakensis genome:
ACGTGACGCGGTAAACCACGTTGCTTAATTAGCAAACACCCTCTTTTTGAAAAGCGAGCATCATGCTCGCTTTTTTTATATCTATACTCTGTAACACCCTGTTACACCCATACACACTTGAGATCATTTATATTTTTGTATGACCATAAATATTTCAAATATGGGATATAAAAGACCACTTCGTGGGGATTTTCTAATTTTTATATATGTAAGTTATTGATAAATAAAGAAAAATACCAACAAATAACCAGTTGCACTTGAATGTGCGCTAGATCACTAAAAATGCATATTGTAGTACAATTAAATCGAGAAACAGGCTAATCTTGGTCTCAGTATTTAGTTAAAACATTTAAGGCTGAAAAGATGACTATCGATACTTTTGTTGTTCTCGCCTACTTCTTCTTCTTAATGGCCATTGGCTGGATGTTCAGGAAGTTTACGACATCAACCAGTGACTATTTCCGAGGTGGCGGCAAAATGCTGTGGTGGATGGTGGGTGCTACCGCCTTCATGACACAGTTTTCAGCATGGACGTTTACAGGTGCCGCAGGACGCGCATTCAGCGACGGTTTCGTCGTTGTAATCCTATTCTTAGCTAACGCATTCGGTTACTTCCTTAACTACCTATATTTCGCTCCGAAATTCCGTCAGTTACGTGTTGTTACCGCTATCGAAGCAATTCGTCAGCGTTTTGGTAAGACTTCAGAGCAATTCTTCACATGGGCAGGTATGCCTGACAGCTTGATCTCAGCTGGTGTATGGCTAAACGGTCTAGCAATCTTCGTTGCTGCTGTATTCCATATCCCAATGGAGTGGACCATTGTTGTAACTGGTCTAGTTCTAATGCTGATGGCTGTAACAGGTGGTTCTTGGGCGGTTGTAGCTTCTGACTTCATGCAGATGCTAGTTATCATGGCCGTTACCATTACCTGTGCAATCGCGGCTTACTTCAACGGCGGTGGTCTAGGAAACATTGTTGACAATTTCCAAGGCGACTTCATGTTGGGTAACAACCTGAACTACGTAAGTATCTTCATCCTTTGGGTAGTATTCATCTTCGTTAAGCAGTTTGGTGTAATGAACAACAGCATCAACGCTTACCGTTACCTATGTGCTAAGGATTCAGAGAACGCTCGTAAGGCAGCAGGCCTAGCTTGTATCCTAATGATCGTTGGTCCTCTAATCTGGTTCCTACCACCTTGGTACATGGCTGCATTCCAACCTGACTTCGCGGCACAGTACGCAGAGATGGGTAGCAAAGCAGGTGACGCAGCATACCTAGCATTCGTACAGAACGTAATGCCAGCAGGTATGGTTGGTCTACTGATGTCTGCAATGTTCGCGGCGACTATGTCTTCAATGGACTCTGGTCTAAACCGTAACGCTGGTATCTTCGTGATGAACTTCTACAGCCCTATCCTACGTCCACAAGCGGGCCAGAAAGAGCTAGTAGCAGTAAGTAAAGTAACAACTGTTATCATGGGCTTCATCATCATCGGTATCGGTCTGTTCATCAACTCACTGAAGCACCTAAGCCTATTCGACATCGTACTAAACATCGGTGCACTTATCGGCTTCCCAATGCTAATCCCTATCCTACTAGGTATGTGGATTCGCAAGACTCCAGACTGGGCTGGTTGGGCGACTCTAATCGTTGGTGGTATTGTTTCTTATGTATTCGGTATCGCACTAACTGCAGACGACATCCAGAACGTATTCGGTCTAGAGCATGCACTTACTGCACGTGAGTGGGCTGACCTTAAAGTTGGCTTGAGCCTAGCAGCACACGTAGTGTTCACAGGTGGCTTCTTCATCGCAACGACGCTTCTATACAAAGGTCTATCACCTGAGCGTGAAGCAGAAGTTGAACAGCTATTCACTAACTGGAACACTCCAGTAGTAGCTGAAGGCGAAGAGCAGCAGAACCTAGACACAGCTCAGCGTTCAATGCTTGGTAAGCTAATCAGCACAGCAGGCTTCGGTATCCTAGCTATGGCTCTGATTCCAAACGAACCTACTGGTCGTCTACTGTTCCTACTATGTGGTTCAATTGTACTAACAGTTGGTATCCTACTAGTGAACGCATCTAAAACAGGTGCAAAACCAGCGGCTTCTTAAGCTAGCTAGTTAAACCCCAAATTGAAAACTCCAGCCTAGGCTGGAGTTTTTTTATGTCTGTTATCCAAGGCCAATGGCTACAAGAGGGATAATAATGACTAGGAGAATAAGGAAGGCGAATCCACCGAAGAAACCTATCAGGAACTGATAAAAGAGCCAGCACACTGATAATAGGCCCTTCCAACATAAGATCAAAATGACGATCAATACTAACCATTCCATGCCCTACCCCCACTTATGTAAAAAGCGTGAGTCTAGATCTCTAATTAGTTTTCAAACAATGCTTTTAGCCTATACCTGTTATTACTGATTAAACTTGTCAAAGCAGCGCTCGATCATCTCTATGACCACCTCTTGTGCCCGAGACTTCTGGGTTCTATGCCTATAGCCCAAGTAGGTTTCTCTCTGACCAAAGTCATAATCTGTTAGCCACTCCACCAGCTCACCACTTTTTAGTGAATCGTCGACAAAGTAGTTTGGTACAAATGCAAAACCGACGCCTTTACAGGCCATCTCAGCCACTGCATCGGGCTCTGAAAGAGATAGCTTAGGATAAAGGTTAATGCTCTCGAGCGCCCTAGAGTGCCTGTCATAGCCAGTAATGCGCTGTTGTTGTAGGTGCCCAATAAATGGCAGTTCTTTCAAATCTTGTAACTTGAGAGGAACTGGCTTGAGCTGAGTATTTGCGACC
Encoded proteins:
- a CDS encoding sodium:solute symporter family transporter, with translation MTIDTFVVLAYFFFLMAIGWMFRKFTTSTSDYFRGGGKMLWWMVGATAFMTQFSAWTFTGAAGRAFSDGFVVVILFLANAFGYFLNYLYFAPKFRQLRVVTAIEAIRQRFGKTSEQFFTWAGMPDSLISAGVWLNGLAIFVAAVFHIPMEWTIVVTGLVLMLMAVTGGSWAVVASDFMQMLVIMAVTITCAIAAYFNGGGLGNIVDNFQGDFMLGNNLNYVSIFILWVVFIFVKQFGVMNNSINAYRYLCAKDSENARKAAGLACILMIVGPLIWFLPPWYMAAFQPDFAAQYAEMGSKAGDAAYLAFVQNVMPAGMVGLLMSAMFAATMSSMDSGLNRNAGIFVMNFYSPILRPQAGQKELVAVSKVTTVIMGFIIIGIGLFINSLKHLSLFDIVLNIGALIGFPMLIPILLGMWIRKTPDWAGWATLIVGGIVSYVFGIALTADDIQNVFGLEHALTAREWADLKVGLSLAAHVVFTGGFFIATTLLYKGLSPEREAEVEQLFTNWNTPVVAEGEEQQNLDTAQRSMLGKLISTAGFGILAMALIPNEPTGRLLFLLCGSIVLTVGILLVNASKTGAKPAAS